In the genome of Bacteroidota bacterium, the window ACCAGACGATTTGAAGAAAAATGTGCCCAAATGTATAGCCAACAAAAAATAAGAGGATTCCTTCATTTATACAACGGGCAAGAGGCAATCACTGCCGGCACCATGAGCGCCATTGGACCTAATGACCCGTTGATAACTGCCTACCGTGACCACGGACACGCTTTGGCTGCCGGAATTGAACCTAAATACCTGATGGCAGAACTGTATGGCAAAGAGACAGGAAGCAACAAAGGAAAAGGTGGCTCAATGCACATGTTCTCCAAGAAACATAATTTCTATGGCGGTCATGGGATTGTTGGAGGACAAATCCCGTTGGGAGCAGGTATTGCCTTGGCAGAGCAGTATAAAGGAACCGGCAACGTTTGTTTGACCTATATGGGTGACGGAGCAGTAAGACAAGGCGCATTGCACGAGACTTTTAATATGGCAATGCTTTGGAAGTTACCGGTGGTGTTCATAGTAGAAAATAATGAATATGCTATGGGAACTTCGCTCGAAAGAACCACTAACCAATTGGATATTTACAAAATAGGTGCTTCTTATGACATGCCTTCGTTTCAGGTGGATGGTATGGCTTGCGAGAGTGTACACGAAGCCATTGCTTCAG includes:
- the pdhA gene encoding pyruvate dehydrogenase (acetyl-transferring) E1 component subunit alpha, which codes for MSKTAKLTFGKETYRKWYELMLLTRRFEEKCAQMYSQQKIRGFLHLYNGQEAITAGTMSAIGPNDPLITAYRDHGHALAAGIEPKYLMAELYGKETGSNKGKGGSMHMFSKKHNFYGGHGIVGGQIPLGAGIALAEQYKGTGNVCLTYMGDGAVRQGALHETFNMAMLWKLPVVFIVENNEYAMGTSLERTTNQLDIYKIGASYDMPSFQVDGMACESVHEAIASAVDRARKGNGPTFLEIKTYRYRGHSMSDPARYRSKEELEEYKQKDPIETTKATMLKNKFADAKYFDEQEAKIEKIINEAVEFAENSEFPDASELFTDVYIGDYPFITD